A genomic region of Prionailurus bengalensis isolate Pbe53 chromosome D1, Fcat_Pben_1.1_paternal_pri, whole genome shotgun sequence contains the following coding sequences:
- the LOC122483831 gene encoding membrane-spanning 4-domains subfamily A member 4A-like isoform X2, translating to MATMQGMEGTISEAGPGGYQLEQPTVIQSHLWKRMPEKFLKGEPKVLGVVQILIAMTNLSLEIIKMSAILPLSDKHSVSGLDVYIIGRPVMFIISGSLSVVAGVRTTKGLIQTSLGLNIFSSVLAGVGVPFTISSLEDFQAGVSACIFYQRLESCSMAVAILLSLDAVVLLLTVLEFFVALTLSAFGCKVTCCHPGGVVLILPSNPHVAETASPTPFTEV from the exons ATGGCAACCATGCAAGGAATGGAAGGGACCATATCAGAGGCTGGTCCTGGTGGGTACCAGCTGGAGCAGCCCACTGTTATCCAGTCACATCTGTGGAAAAGGATGCCAGAGAAGTTTTTGAAGGGGGAGCCCAAAGTCCTTGGG GTCGTGCAGATCCTGATTGCCATGACGAACCTCAGcctggaaataataaagatgagtgCCATATTGCCACTTTCTGACAAACATTCTGTTTCAGGGCTGGACGTGTACATAATTGGGAGGCCAGTGATG TTTATTATTTCAGGGTCCTTGTCAGTTGTAGCAGGAGTTAGAACTACAAAAGGTCTG atTCAAACTAGCCTAGGATTAAACATCTTCAGTTCTGTCTTGGCCGGAGTAGGGGTCCCCTTCACTATCTCCTCCTTGGAAGACTTTCAAGCAGGTGTCTCTGCCTGCATCTTTTATCAGAGGTTGGAGAGTTGTTCCATGGCCGTGGCCATTTTACTG AGTCTGGATGCTGTGGTGCTCCTTTTAACCGTGCTAGAGTTCTTTGTTGCTCTGACCCTATCTGCCTTTGGATGCAAAGTCACCTGTTGTCATCCTGGCGGG GTTGTGTTGATTCTGCCATCGAATCCTCATGTGGCAGAAACAGCATCTCCCACACCATTTACAGAGGTCTGA